In Candidatus Methylomirabilota bacterium, a single window of DNA contains:
- a CDS encoding acetylxylan esterase, giving the protein MDQTRAGFHEYWQETFEVLEGVPARPEIDVLPLRSTPFATLYGVRLTSVGPYRLFGYLSIPTGAGPFPAIYYSPKYQSVLEIIPQGTANLQRSRYITFSLAGRGQRNSDTPYAAMFPGLLTQRIDNFASYVFRDVVADSVRGLQFLLTRGELDAARVVVVGNDLALITAALTKGATHVVTAPALFYHTAELAPKTHAYPLEEINDYIRTFPTRAEAVRETLAYYDLRAFAPRVTATTLVMAGAPGMLLDRIALTPLVTALRGQVTVYESEESTYKDGLYAEQWMAAQCGIKDVQAILPEHWRNLENSISRQR; this is encoded by the coding sequence ATGGATCAGACACGCGCGGGATTTCACGAGTACTGGCAGGAGACGTTCGAGGTTCTGGAGGGCGTTCCTGCGCGTCCCGAGATCGACGTACTTCCACTCCGGAGCACGCCGTTTGCCACGCTGTATGGCGTACGGCTCACGAGCGTCGGCCCCTATCGTCTGTTCGGTTACCTGAGCATCCCGACCGGCGCCGGGCCGTTCCCGGCGATCTACTATTCGCCCAAGTATCAGAGCGTCCTCGAGATCATTCCGCAGGGGACGGCGAATCTGCAGCGGAGCCGCTACATCACTTTTTCACTCGCTGGACGCGGGCAACGCAACAGCGACACACCCTATGCGGCGATGTTTCCCGGTCTGCTCACCCAGCGCATCGATAACTTCGCGTCGTATGTCTTCCGGGACGTCGTGGCCGACAGCGTCAGGGGCTTACAATTTCTGCTCACACGAGGCGAGCTGGACGCCGCGCGGGTAGTCGTGGTGGGCAACGACCTGGCCCTCATCACGGCGGCACTGACGAAAGGAGCCACGCATGTGGTGACGGCGCCCGCGCTCTTCTACCACACGGCGGAGCTCGCGCCGAAGACTCACGCGTATCCTCTGGAAGAGATCAACGACTACATCAGGACATTCCCGACGCGCGCCGAGGCCGTGCGCGAGACCCTCGCGTACTACGACCTGCGCGCATTCGCCCCGCGCGTCACGGCTACCACGCTCGTGATGGCCGGCGCCCCGGGCATGCTGCTCGATCGCATCGCCCTGACGCCGCTGGTGACCGCGCTTCGAGGCCAGGTGACGGTCTACGAATCCGAAGAATCGACTTACAAGGACGGCCTCTACGCCGAGCAGTGGATGGCGGCGCAGTGTGGCATCAAGGATGTTCAGGCGATCCTTCCGGAGCATTGGCGCAACCTGGAGAATTCAATCAGCAGGCAACGATGA
- a CDS encoding acetylxylan esterase gives MPKPVSADYPSKVRKPDDFDAFWDDVLRQASGIPLEAEVVPDPLRTSEDVEVFQVFYTSIEHVRVAAWYCRPVRRAERTPAIMLLPGYQMDPPIPKEWARKGYIALSVAPRGKLRSNSQFNPGYPNLLTHNIVDRNTYAYRGFYVDTWRGIDFLLTLPEVDSTRLGVTGSSQGGGLTITTAAMRSEVRAAAAGAPYLCGFVDAIELTHTYPYEEINDYLRLHPESRAEVEDTVAYFDGINFADKISCPIIVNIGRQDNVCPPETGHVLFERIGAKDKHLYLYDGHGHDAGRAKHSAVVDRFFAHHLLGREVSG, from the coding sequence GTGCCGAAACCTGTATCGGCTGATTACCCGTCCAAGGTGCGCAAGCCGGATGACTTCGACGCGTTCTGGGACGATGTGCTGCGGCAGGCGTCGGGGATTCCACTCGAGGCCGAGGTCGTGCCCGACCCGCTCCGGACCTCGGAAGACGTCGAAGTGTTTCAGGTCTTCTACACGAGTATCGAGCATGTTCGCGTGGCTGCCTGGTATTGCCGTCCGGTGCGGCGGGCGGAGCGAACGCCCGCGATCATGCTCCTGCCGGGCTATCAGATGGACCCGCCGATTCCCAAGGAATGGGCGCGGAAAGGCTACATCGCACTGTCGGTCGCGCCGCGCGGCAAGCTCCGCAGCAACAGCCAGTTCAATCCCGGGTATCCGAATCTGCTGACCCACAACATCGTCGACCGGAATACCTACGCGTACCGTGGTTTCTACGTCGACACCTGGCGGGGCATCGACTTCTTGCTGACGCTCCCGGAGGTCGATTCGACGCGCCTCGGGGTGACGGGCAGCAGTCAGGGCGGCGGCCTGACGATCACGACGGCCGCGATGCGGTCGGAGGTGCGCGCAGCGGCCGCCGGTGCTCCGTACCTCTGTGGCTTCGTCGACGCGATCGAGCTGACGCACACCTATCCCTACGAGGAGATCAACGACTACCTGCGCCTTCACCCCGAGAGCCGCGCCGAGGTGGAGGACACCGTCGCCTACTTCGACGGAATCAACTTCGCCGACAAGATCTCCTGCCCGATCATCGTGAACATCGGGCGGCAAGACAATGTCTGTCCGCCGGAGACCGGCCATGTGCTGTTCGAGCGGATCGGTGCCAAGGACAAGCACCTGTATCTCTACGACGGCCATGGCCACGATGCGGGACGCGCGAAGCACAGCGCCGTCGTCGACCGGTTCTTCGCGCACCATCTTCTGGGGCGAGAGGTGAGCGGGTGA